A window of the Lagenorhynchus albirostris chromosome 1, mLagAlb1.1, whole genome shotgun sequence genome harbors these coding sequences:
- the LOC132528885 gene encoding tomoregulin-1-like, whose protein sequence is MLPPTGQGAWSPRPGWAGRGRGGPGSWAEELNVRESDIRVCDESSCKYGGVCKEDGDGLKCACQFQCHTNYIPVCGSNGDTYQNECFLRRAACKHQKEITVVARGPCYSDNGSGSGEGEEEGSGAEVHRKHSKCGPCKYKAECDEDAENVGCVCNIDCSGYSFNPVCASDGSSYNNPCFVREASCIKQEQIDIRHLGHCTDTDDTSLLGKKDDGLQYRPDVKDASDQREDVYIGNHMPCPENLNGYCIHGKCEFIYSTQKASCRCESGYTGQHCEKTDFSILYVVPSRQKLTHVLIAAIIGAVQIAIIVAIVMCITRKCPKNNRGRRQKQNLGHFTSDTSSRMV, encoded by the exons ATGCTTCCACCCACTGGCCAGGGCGCATG GTCCCCGCGACCCGGCTGGGCCGGGCGCGGGCGTGGGGGTCCCGGGAGCTGGGCCGAGGAATTAAATGTGAGGGAATCTGATATAAGAGTTTGTGATGAATCATCGTGTAAATATGGAGGAGTCTGTAAAGAAGATGGAGATGGTTTGAAATGTGCATGTCAATTTCAGTGCCATACAAATTATATTCCTGTCTGTGGATCAAATGGGGACACGTACCAAAATGAATGCTTCCTCAGAAGGGCTGCTTGTAAGCACCAGAAAGAGATAACAGTAGTAGCAAGGGGACCATGCTACTCTGATAATGGTTCTGGAtctggagagggagaagaggaagggtcAGGGGCAGAAGTTCACAGAAAACACTCCAAGTGTGGACCTTGCAAATATAAAGCTGAGTGTGATGAAGATGCAGAAAATGTTGGGTGTGTATGTAATATAGATTGCAGTGGATACAGTTTTAATCCTGTGTGTGCTTCTGATGGGAGTTCCTATAACAATCCCTGTTTTGTTCGAGAAGCATCTTGtataaaacaagaacaaattGATATAAGGCATCTTGGTCATTGCACAGACACAGATGACACTAGTTTGTTGGGAAAGAAAGATGATGGACTACAATATCGACCAGATGTGAAAGATGCTAGTGATCAAAGGGAAGATGTTTATATTGGAAACCACATGCCTTGCCCTGAAAACCTCAATGGTTACTGCATCCATGGAAAatgtgaattcatttattctactcAGAAGGCTTCTTGTAGATGTGAATCTGGTTACACTGGACAGCACTGTGAAAAGACAgactttagtattctctatgtagtGCCAAGTAGGCAAAAGCTCACTCATGTTCTTATTGCAGCAATTATTGGAGCTGTACAGATTGCCATTATAGTAGCAATTGTCATGTGCATAACAAGAAAATGCCCTAAAAACAATAGAGGACGACGACAGAAGCAAAACCTAGGTCATTTTACTTCAGATACATCATCCAGAATGGTTTAA